From the Helianthus annuus cultivar XRQ/B chromosome 17, HanXRQr2.0-SUNRISE, whole genome shotgun sequence genome, the window ttggacgaaagtcgcacaactggccaaacctcaggggaCGAAAACGAAAATGGCACTTTACCCTAGATCTTTTTCTTTACCACTGTATGTACCATTCTATAGCAGGGAAAATAATGACATGACACAACTCCACATCATTATAAAACGATGTATGGAACATACCTCTGTATTGACATATTTGAGTTTGACATTTGATTAAATCGCCCAACTCCACCAAAAGATTCTGTAGGAGTAAAAGCTTGACTAATTTGCATACTCCCATTGTCATGTTGTTTAATTCTGAAGAATCATCTTGCAAAAGCAGTTCATCACTGAAAGAAAAAAAAGTTAATAAAACTTTTCATCATACCATCTAACAACTTAAATAGTTAAAATACAATAAATATGACGATAAAACTAAAAAAGTAATAATTTATGGCATCAATGATTACCTATAATTAGGATCCCAGTACCCAGGATCAGGCAACGAACTGCTACTCTCGGGTTTGTCATGAACGACACTTTTCAGATGCACTAAAGGTTTACGACAAAAGCACGATAAACACATAACACTTGTAGGATAAGAACATAACGTGTAGAATGCATATCACACGGACACTTTTCGGATGCAATAAAGGTTTACGAAAAAAGCACGATAAACACATAACACTTGTAGGATAAGAACATAACTTGTAGAATGCATACACACGGTATAATCAAACAGCAGGGCAAAAGCATCAGAACTATGATCTGTCAAAGCTATCGAAATAAGGATGATCCATAGCATGTTTAGCCGAAATCCTGCCAGCAGGGTCGTATTTCAGCATTTTCTGAAAACAACAAAGCATGAAATTAAGTCAAATCAGAAGTTAGAAAAACCTAACTGTTAATTAACTTAAAAACATTATGTGTATGATGAATAACGATAGAAGGTCTACACCCTCAGGCCCCAATGACGGAACAACACGTGCCAAATTCTGTGCTTTGATCCAACAATACCTCATTTCTACACTTGGGTTCTTttctaatttttttctttttgatttttgTATCACGGGTAGATAAAAGAACTGTTATAGGACTTCCATCTACCACAAAGTACTTCTCAAAATCGAGCTCTAAATCTTGACCCATTTATAGATTCAcaatcttcaaaaaaaaaaaaaaaaaaaaaaaaactcagaaACGCATAATCGCTATCatttaacataaaaaaaacatGTAATATCTACATTTGTTGCATAAACGAATCCAACGCCTAATATTAATAGTAGTTGTTGTATCaaataacataatcacataacattaTTACAAATTTAGCGAGTCCTATGTTTAACTTGGAAATTCTAAATCAGTATCCATTTTGCAgaaaaatttttttatttattcggGTTGTTCGAATCTCAAAAGTCTAAATATTGGACTGTAACACCACTTTGGTTTATACAAACTGTAATTGCAAATAAATTCATGCTCATGTTCATATTCATGATCAAACTACCACTAACTCACTGTCTACAAGCAATTCTAACAATGTAAAACAGAACAAATCTACAAGAACAAAACACAAATAAAATTTTTATTTGAAAGAATTATACAAAAAAAAAGATTAAGAACCCTAATTACCAGTCCAACAAACATGAAATCTTCGATGAACAGATCTGCGTTTGGATCGGTCACGAGACGAACCATGGAATCTTCGATGAACAGATCTGCGACTGTACATCATTCTCTGTAATATCTATTATCTGCGTTTGGATAAGGTTTACTTCATATCGGCGGACGGCACAGAAGCATAATCACCGGATATGTTCATCACAGCCGATGAAGCTGAAAACATTAAATCATACCAAAGATTATTAAGAACTGAAAGGAATATTAAAGTTTATAAAGGAACAGTGTAACAAAGGAACGGAAAAGATGCATATTACAAAATCAAATGTTCTGGTGAAGATAGTTGGAAGTAGAAACTCACCTTTGAAGAAAATCGACGTTGTTGAAGGAGCCTGAGAGATGATGGAGAGTTGTTTAGGGTTTGGAGTGAAAAGATGAAAGGCAAGCCCGTCACACAATTGCTCTCCTCAGCAAAACCCTAGATGAAGAACAAACTCAGATCCCACACCGGCTCTGTATCAAGtcggaagatgaagatgaagatgaggatTTTGATACCACTCTAATATTGTAGATCAACAACACATCTCTACATCTCTCATCTCtgattttttttccttttgaATCCACAGATCTAAATCCACATCtttgagggagagagagaaagaaaatgaaaaaggctcgtagtttgaaatttgaaaagggGTCACGTGATGAGTTACAGAGCTGGTCAAAATTCAGACTTTTTGTCTCAAGCCTGTTGTCTTCTCACAGCTTTAAAAAAATCACAGTAAAATGACATGTGGAATAGGAGAAGCCAAGGATTGCCATGTAGGAAAGAGAGTAAAATGGTGGCTTGTGGTGTTGACAAGTAGGATTTTAAAGGTTTGATTTATTATAATAGAGAGATTTTTAATATACTAAAATGTTGTTCATAAAACATTTGCAAGTTGATGTAGATATGTTTGTTGGAAGGTGATCCTCGTAAAACTAAGATATTTTACATCACATTTTACCCATCTATGACATTTATACTATCTTTTAACTATTTCTTTAGAgtgaattttcaaattttatcctttatctttatactcaaTTTCAGGCGCTGTCATTTGTCTTTGAAATTGATGAGATTTGtattttatgtttaaaaatcttgcatgttacatcctttaaccctaactcagttaaaatttctgttaaatctggtcacataagggtagtttagtctttttcagctatttattttaaaatattttaataaataaacaaaaagtAATTAAAATTCTAAAAACTTATGTATATATTATAGATattacattaaaaaaaattatctCTTTtttcacctctctctctctctctatcttcccCATTTACCAGTTTACAACCACCATCAATCACCACCCACCCACCTCACACCACCACATCCACCACTCACTCTACACCACCATCCACCGCAACAAACTCGCCGGAGAAGTGGTTATCCTCTACGTTCGAATTTAAACCACCGTCAGTCCCAAATCAAGTCCCATTGAAGCCCATCGATCCATACCTCTCGGCTTGCTATCATTAATTTTGTTCCGACAACACTGAGAACAACCGCACAACCACCAGCCCCAACATCTGTTATCACTAATTCTTCTTTGCGATGGGGTTCTTTTAGATCTGAGCAGATGGGGCTTTTAGATCTAAGCAGCCTAACCTTCACATCTACGATGcttttaaattaggttaaacatgATGTGAAAGTGGGTGAATTGATTTTAGTTTCACATCTGGGTGAGGGTGTGTGGGTAATCAGTTCTTGTGGAATTCCTATTCTAAGTTAGATATTGAGCTATATTTATTTTGCTAAGGAAATTGAAAGTGCGGTAAATTCAGATCTTAGATTGCAAGAATTACCATTCTCATTGTTTAGGTGAGGAGTATATTTAGATTGTTGATGAATTATTGAGGCTGTATAATTATGAAAAATAAATGGATTGCAAGAATACCATTTTCAAGTGAATAGTATCTTTCCAATTTCAATCCCTGACCCACTCATGGTGCAGGTATTAGTTCAATAGTTTGTTTAAAACCTTCAAGATGTAAGATCTGTTACAATTAAATAGTTTGGTTAAAATCTTCATGGTGCAGGTATTAGTTCAAGTTTGGTTCTGGACTTTGGAGAAGAAGGGGCGATAATTGATTTAATGGGAATATTAAGTTATTTAAGtgaatgacaaaaatgccctcatgtgcaaggcacatgaccagatttaacagaaaattttaactgagttagggttaaaggacgtAACATGCAAGATTTTTAAACCTAAAGTACAAATCTCATCAATTTCAAAGACAAAGGACAGCGTCTGAAattgggtataaagataaaggacaaaatttgaaaATCACTCTATTTCTTTATATCAATATTCTGCATTTTAGCTCTGTTCCTCAACCACAAGAAAGTGCATTCTTTTATATCTTCTAATAGTTTTGTGTTTGTCTCGTTTACTCCACTGAAAACTTTATCATTTATGTTCAACCAGATCTTCCAAAAGGTAGCCACCATAACAAATAATTTCTTCCATGTTTTTAATATCTCCTTTACTGATGAACAAGTTGTAGAAATTCATGGTATCAAACACATAGAGATCCGAAACAGGgagaaatagcgacaaaacagCGACAAAAATCTTATTCTTAACCCAAACCTGAAAAACTCCCAACCAATACCCAGGATCTTACAAACTGTAAGATCAACAGAATGATAATGTGCATATCAACGGATTTAACCAGTTGATCAACAAAAAAATACAGAAGATATACAGAGAACAGGAAAGACACAACCTGATCTATACAGACTTGATCTCACAGGCGAGATTTCTTCAATAAACAAGAGCAAAACAAGCAGATACAATACAAAACCAGAGAGAACAAAGGCAAGATGATAGGCTGCGAAGAAGGGTCAAAACTCCTTTAATCACCGGACACTGATCACCATAGAACCAGACTTCCTCTAATTGCTGTTGCAGGTGAATAATTAAGAGAGAATTTGGGGAATATGTGCAATGTTGAAGAAGGGTTATTGTGAGAATTGGGAACAAACTTCTTCACCGTAGACCAAAGCACAAAGCACCTTTTTATATTACCAACACCCAAATTTACACATTTGTCCACAAGATACCCAAAAGATGATCATGGTCCCTTAGTAGTTACACAAACACCCCTTATCTTTCCAGCTGTTACAACAACCTCACAACAAACAACTATCAATCGGATAAAACAGATCAGTCCATCATTAACAGCCCAAAACATAACAGGCCCAAAGAGATAAACAACCCAATAAGTTTAGCAATCTTGAACAACAAATTCACTCGACATGTTTGAGTTTTAatcattattatttttaacatccCCCCTTGATTCAAACAGCAAACATGTCAACCAGATCTAACTCAAACCACAACAGATCATGCTGAACACAACTCAACCTTTTTTTAACCAAGTCCGCCAACTGATCTTTAGTGCCAAATTTTCAGGATTCATACCAACAGATATGACACTTTTACTAGCTTTAACAGGTGAATTATAGTAACACCAAAGATTTATACAACGCAAAATATAACTCGAATCACCTGCAACAGAGCCATATACACAACAACATAGAGAAACAAGATAAAAAATAGGATTTCTATAACCAACATCCTAACTCAGACATATAAGAACCCAAACAAATTACAATACGAGACAAGAGATCCTTTGAAGCAAAACAAAAATACCAACAACAAATCAAAGAAATCTCTATAACAGACAGTCAGTTAACCAGATAAACAGTTATGACAAAGAACACCAGACGACAATGATAGCCAATACATACTCTGGCAAAATATACAACTAGAAACACATCTCTTGCACAAGAGATAAAACACAAGGCTAACATCATAACAGGCACGAATCACAAGATTCATACAACATTGATATATGAGAATTATACACTTCTATATCAGACAACAATTCTAGCCTaaacaaaaaaacacaaaatcaCATGATTTAATGTCCACACACAAAAGGCTAAGAATAAAGAGACACACGCAAGACAATAAGATGCAGCCAAACAAATTCTGATTAAACACAAAATACACAATTTGCAATCAGAAAAAACATCTCACCAGAGATAACATACAAGACTGTCAAATATTCAAGGACACTCTTGACAACAAAGTTGGTTAGAAACACTCGAACCACACAACAAGAGACAACAAGACATATAGACAACGTGTGAAAGACACAACAGTTCAAGACAAAATCGAATCACATGATCCATGATTCTAAGACAAGGAAAACTATCTCTAACACAAGAGAAAAAACACATAAGTCTGAACCAACATTCAAGATAACAGCCTTAAACAATTATTACGACCCACACGTCAGAAACAACCTTCCAATCAAAAAACAATTTTGACTAAAACAACGCATGGTAAAATGATCA encodes:
- the LOC110923356 gene encoding uncharacterized protein LOC110923356, which translates into the protein MCLSCFCRKPLVHLKSVVHDKPESSSSLPDPGYWDPNYSDELLLQDDSSELNNMTMGVCKLVKLLLLQNLLVELGDLIKCQTQICQYRGQTSIPTCRWISRCVCSPYDAFFPFNAPFLSICTQPVGSTAAIQSRAVNGCSWWRMESCQGPAPTFQLQLSGSTFPRKQQQFAMGA